A section of the Spirosoma pollinicola genome encodes:
- a CDS encoding dioxygenase family protein, translating to MERNEFLKRGFSSLLGIAALSACSNTTIDPATTGTNSGTTPSSGSTNGSSASDCSVTPSETEGPFPTKVPANFIRKDITDGRTGIPMTMNITIKNASASCASLAGAIVDVWHCDKDGYYSEYGGSGMQSVNFQSVDFLRGRQTTDANGLVGFTSIFPGWYAGRAPHIHVHIYNASGKSLLVTQIAFPYDITNTVYTTAQAQGYTKGAQDTKNERDNVFSDGFTTELATVSGSITAGYTLTHTIVVNA from the coding sequence ATGGAACGCAACGAATTTCTTAAGCGCGGATTTAGTAGCCTGTTGGGTATAGCTGCCTTAAGTGCCTGCAGCAACACAACTATTGACCCGGCCACCACCGGGACGAACTCCGGTACAACCCCCTCATCGGGCTCGACCAATGGGAGTTCAGCCAGCGATTGTTCGGTTACACCTTCGGAAACGGAGGGGCCTTTCCCTACGAAGGTGCCCGCCAATTTTATTCGGAAAGACATTACCGACGGACGGACGGGTATTCCGATGACCATGAACATCACCATCAAGAATGCCAGCGCTAGTTGCGCATCCCTGGCTGGTGCAATCGTGGACGTTTGGCATTGCGATAAAGATGGCTACTATTCTGAGTATGGGGGCAGCGGCATGCAAAGCGTTAACTTCCAAAGCGTTGACTTTCTGCGCGGTCGGCAAACGACTGACGCCAATGGTCTGGTTGGTTTTACGTCGATTTTCCCAGGTTGGTATGCGGGTCGGGCGCCCCATATTCACGTGCACATTTATAATGCATCAGGAAAGTCATTGCTGGTAACCCAGATTGCTTTCCCGTATGACATAACCAATACGGTTTACACCACGGCCCAAGCCCAGGGGTATACGAAAGGCGCACAAGACACAAAGAACGAACGGGATAACGTGTTCAGTGATGGGTTCACCACTGAGCTGGCAACGGTATCAGGCAGCATTACGGCTGGCTACACCCTCACGCACACAATCGTCGTCAACGCTTGA